A window of the Pyramidobacter piscolens W5455 genome harbors these coding sequences:
- a CDS encoding MalY/PatB family protein — protein sequence MKYDFDKVIERRGTQSSKWDNVGPRVGNPDALPMWVADTDFQAPQPVVDAVVKRAQHPIYGYTFVVPEFQKVTVDWVKRRHGWEIQPEWLVFAAGVVPVMNTMAQIYSEPGDEIVIQQPVYPQFANAVRDTGRVISDNGLLYKNGRYEIDFDDLERRASSPKAKLMFFCNPHNPAGRVWTVEELKKVAEICLKHHIILVSDEIHSDLILFGHKHTPLASLDKRYGEMTVTCYAPSKTFNTAGLRGSGIVVPNPEIRAKLEKQFKRNRAIQQNIFALPAYIVAYTECDDYLEQLLAYLEGNVLYIEEFLKEKMPKIRMVHPEATYLAWLDCSGTGMEGDALADFFINRCKVAINRGDSFGPECKKFVRLNFGCPRITLEKGLGQIYAEYQRLFR from the coding sequence ATGAAATATGATTTTGACAAAGTAATCGAGCGCAGGGGAACGCAGAGTTCCAAATGGGATAACGTCGGTCCCCGCGTGGGGAATCCCGACGCGCTGCCCATGTGGGTGGCGGATACGGATTTTCAGGCTCCGCAGCCTGTTGTCGACGCGGTCGTGAAGCGCGCTCAGCATCCCATTTATGGCTACACGTTCGTAGTTCCCGAGTTCCAGAAAGTTACCGTAGACTGGGTTAAAAGGCGCCACGGCTGGGAGATTCAGCCCGAATGGCTTGTGTTTGCCGCCGGCGTTGTGCCCGTGATGAATACGATGGCGCAGATTTATTCCGAGCCGGGCGATGAAATCGTCATTCAGCAGCCGGTGTATCCGCAGTTTGCAAACGCCGTGCGCGATACGGGCCGCGTCATCAGCGATAACGGGCTCCTGTATAAGAACGGCCGCTATGAGATTGATTTTGACGATCTGGAGCGCCGCGCGTCAAGCCCCAAGGCAAAACTCATGTTCTTCTGCAACCCTCATAATCCAGCAGGGCGCGTGTGGACCGTTGAAGAACTGAAAAAAGTCGCTGAAATCTGCCTCAAACATCACATTATCCTTGTCAGCGACGAAATTCATTCTGATCTTATCCTGTTCGGGCATAAGCATACACCTCTGGCTTCTCTCGATAAGCGCTATGGGGAAATGACGGTTACATGCTATGCGCCGTCAAAAACCTTTAACACCGCCGGATTAAGAGGCTCGGGGATCGTCGTTCCCAATCCTGAAATTCGCGCTAAGCTGGAAAAGCAGTTTAAGAGAAACCGCGCGATCCAGCAGAACATTTTTGCCCTTCCGGCGTACATTGTGGCTTACACCGAGTGCGATGATTACCTTGAACAGCTCTTGGCTTACCTCGAAGGCAACGTGTTGTACATTGAGGAATTCTTAAAAGAAAAAATGCCCAAAATCAGAATGGTGCATCCCGAGGCAACGTATCTTGCCTGGCTTGATTGCTCTGGAACGGGCATGGAGGGCGATGCGCTGGCGGATTTCTTCATTAACCGCTGCAAGGTTGCCATTAACCGCGGCGATTCATTCGGACCCGAGTGCAAAAAATTTGTGCGCCTGAACTTTGGCTGCCCCCGCATTACTCTTGAAAAAGGGCTGGGCCAGATTTACGCTGAGTATCAAAGACTGTTCCGTTAA
- a CDS encoding tripartite tricarboxylate transporter substrate binding protein, with the protein MKKFAVKPLFGMLLGALVATAAVAATSSGFPQKDIRIVVPFSAGGGTDTMARILSTAAGKKYFDGRSLIVENMGGGGGVIGQTYVAKTAEPDGYTVMLYTSSCINNSLLKNVKYSYEDFKPIIGCNPDAELLAVPVDSPYHNLNELLEAAKTQTIKVATPGHSSGHHVRALNMARLMNLKFAYIHSNSAAMQMAQLMGGHCDVSYMTVSEAASAIRSGKVRGIGVMAAEREKSIPDVPTFLEQGYKDWIDGANRGIACRKDVPDGIYQYLVEEFRKVASSQEYVDMMDKAGMVSGVQSPAEYQAYISFTADGIKALKPVLTKKQ; encoded by the coding sequence ATGAAAAAGTTTGCTGTGAAACCGTTGTTCGGAATGCTTCTTGGCGCCCTTGTTGCGACAGCCGCCGTGGCTGCCACGTCCTCTGGGTTCCCCCAAAAGGACATCAGAATCGTTGTTCCGTTCTCGGCCGGCGGCGGAACCGACACCATGGCCCGCATTCTTTCGACGGCCGCCGGTAAAAAGTATTTTGACGGGCGCTCGCTGATCGTTGAGAACATGGGGGGCGGCGGCGGCGTTATTGGCCAAACCTATGTGGCTAAAACGGCCGAGCCTGACGGTTACACCGTGATGTTGTATACGAGTTCCTGTATTAACAATTCTCTGCTGAAAAACGTGAAGTATTCGTATGAGGATTTTAAGCCGATCATCGGCTGCAATCCTGACGCCGAGCTTCTTGCCGTCCCCGTGGATTCGCCCTATCACAACCTGAATGAGCTTCTTGAGGCCGCGAAGACCCAAACCATTAAAGTCGCCACGCCCGGCCATTCTTCGGGGCATCACGTTCGCGCATTGAATATGGCCCGTCTGATGAACCTTAAGTTCGCCTATATTCACAGCAACAGCGCGGCCATGCAGATGGCTCAGCTCATGGGCGGCCATTGCGACGTGTCGTATATGACGGTTTCCGAGGCTGCCAGCGCCATCCGCAGCGGCAAGGTTCGCGGAATCGGCGTTATGGCCGCCGAACGCGAAAAGTCGATTCCCGATGTGCCTACGTTCCTTGAGCAAGGCTATAAGGACTGGATCGACGGCGCTAACAGAGGCATCGCGTGCAGAAAAGACGTTCCCGATGGCATTTATCAGTATCTTGTTGAAGAGTTCCGCAAAGTCGCTTCTTCGCAGGAGTACGTTGATATGATGGATAAAGCGGGAATGGTCTCCGGTGTTCAGAGCCCCGCTGAATATCAGGCTTATATCAGCTTTACGGCCGACGGGATCAAAGCTTTAAAGCCCGTGCTGACCAAGAAACAGTAA
- a CDS encoding tripartite tricarboxylate transporter TctB family protein produces the protein MSKEKAINLIMPVFFVIFSIWIIVTAYQMGSEEGTFPLMVGGFQLIVALFQLYFDLTKSEHVNKFKNSNVWKVIEAVAVMSLYVFMLKKIGYVIDTTVLAIYTMVTLGYRRWGVVFISAVSITAVVFFVFKVLLNVPLPMLFFEF, from the coding sequence TTGAGCAAGGAAAAAGCAATCAACCTCATAATGCCTGTTTTCTTTGTGATCTTCAGCATTTGGATCATAGTCACTGCTTATCAGATGGGCTCTGAAGAAGGAACGTTCCCCTTGATGGTGGGCGGCTTTCAGTTAATTGTCGCGCTGTTTCAGCTTTATTTCGATCTTACGAAATCTGAGCATGTGAATAAATTCAAAAACAGCAACGTGTGGAAGGTTATCGAAGCCGTCGCGGTCATGTCGCTTTATGTGTTCATGCTTAAAAAAATAGGTTATGTGATCGATACGACAGTACTCGCGATTTACACGATGGTGACGCTGGGCTACAGAAGATGGGGCGTTGTCTTCATCTCGGCTGTGAGCATTACTGCAGTGGTCTTCTTCGTGTTCAAGGTTCTTTTGAATGTTCCGCTGCCAATGCTTTTCTTTGAATTTTAA
- a CDS encoding tripartite tricarboxylate transporter permease, with protein sequence MENIMLGLEQFFNPLVLLALIGGTALGLVVGALPGLNDSITIAVLIPITFGMDPHVALSLLVGIYTASACGGSIPAVLLEIPGTASAMVTAWDGYPMTLKGYSKRALSLCMFSSFFGGISSAIVLLLFAPILASFALRFGPPEYFMLAILGMSTVIGMAGKDIAKNFLSMMLGLGLACIGMSPMTGLDRYTFGYASLLDGIPLIPRMIGLFGIFSILKICDAVGKGKSEAAIASEAAKSVTDDKIAVPSWAMCKRLFPTWLRSSAIGNILGVIPGAGMTMAIFLAYDQAKKSRPDLAFGTGVPEGVAAPESANNAVVASSMVPLLSLGIPGNGTSALFLGALTIQGLQTGPELFGEHADMGYMIIVGFILANLIMLPMSLQFCKHVATKVLKLNPQILAAGVLVLCVTGAFAYQNNPFHIGVMIFFGVIGYLFWKFGLPQAPLILSTILGSMMENNWMSSMVYADGSLAVFIKRPISLILLILSAVFLIWPLVQRTREFFKQRKAA encoded by the coding sequence ATGGAAAACATAATGCTCGGGTTAGAACAGTTTTTTAATCCGCTCGTGCTCCTCGCTCTTATCGGAGGAACTGCACTCGGATTGGTTGTCGGCGCTCTGCCGGGATTAAACGACAGCATTACCATCGCCGTTTTGATCCCGATAACGTTCGGCATGGATCCCCATGTCGCCCTGTCGCTTTTAGTCGGCATTTATACGGCTTCGGCCTGCGGCGGTTCAATCCCCGCCGTTCTGCTTGAGATTCCCGGCACGGCCTCCGCCATGGTAACGGCATGGGACGGGTATCCGATGACGCTGAAGGGATACAGCAAACGGGCTTTAAGCCTTTGCATGTTCAGCTCGTTCTTTGGCGGAATCAGCTCCGCCATTGTCCTTCTGCTTTTTGCCCCGATCCTTGCCTCATTCGCGCTGCGTTTTGGGCCTCCCGAATATTTTATGCTGGCCATTCTCGGCATGAGCACCGTTATCGGCATGGCGGGCAAAGACATCGCGAAAAACTTCCTGTCGATGATGCTGGGCCTTGGGCTTGCCTGCATCGGCATGAGCCCCATGACAGGGCTTGACCGGTATACGTTCGGCTATGCGTCGCTGCTTGACGGGATTCCTTTGATCCCCAGAATGATCGGGCTGTTTGGAATTTTCTCGATCCTGAAGATCTGCGATGCCGTCGGCAAAGGGAAGTCCGAAGCGGCGATCGCTTCGGAAGCCGCAAAATCGGTGACAGACGATAAGATCGCGGTTCCTTCATGGGCAATGTGCAAACGCCTGTTCCCTACGTGGCTCAGGTCAAGCGCGATCGGGAATATCCTCGGCGTCATTCCCGGGGCCGGAATGACGATGGCGATTTTCCTTGCCTATGATCAGGCGAAAAAATCGCGCCCCGACCTTGCGTTTGGCACCGGCGTGCCTGAAGGCGTCGCGGCTCCCGAATCGGCGAATAACGCCGTCGTGGCCAGCTCGATGGTGCCTCTGCTTTCTCTGGGAATTCCCGGCAACGGAACCTCAGCGCTGTTCCTTGGCGCTTTAACGATTCAGGGGCTTCAAACGGGACCGGAGCTTTTTGGCGAACACGCCGACATGGGCTACATGATCATCGTAGGCTTCATTCTTGCAAACCTTATCATGTTGCCGATGAGCCTTCAGTTCTGCAAACACGTCGCGACGAAGGTTTTAAAGCTGAATCCGCAGATTCTTGCCGCCGGCGTCCTTGTTCTGTGCGTCACGGGAGCGTTTGCGTATCAGAACAACCCGTTCCATATCGGCGTCATGATCTTCTTCGGCGTGATCGGTTATCTGTTCTGGAAGTTCGGCCTGCCCCAAGCGCCGCTGATCCTTTCAACGATCCTCGGGAGCATGATGGAGAACAACTGGATGTCGAGCATGGTTTACGCCGACGGTTCGCTGGCAGTGTTCATCAAGCGTCCGATCAGCCTGATCCTGCTGATCCTCTCCGCTGTTTTCCTGATCTGGCCGCTTGTGCAGAGGACGAGAGAGTTCTTCAAACAGCGCAAGGCGGCGTAG
- a CDS encoding TRAP transporter permease, translating to MSLKKLSDKLILLVGAILTLFQIYTAATMPFPGMQQRSIHLGLGLALVFLVKSKAKKPEHQDLALLLGIILAVVSLVACFNVTWQWLDMAEPMRLTFPETEDFVFGTTLILLVLFGTCKVTGIAMPLIAIFFLAYAYFGKHVPIAMFRHPGVRFSQLISMGYMGTEGIFSSILGVSTNQVFIFLLFGQLLDSLGGGAFFLDLANSGFGRVRGGPAKVSIFGSALFGSISGSAVANVVATGTITIPLMQEVGYTPVFAGAVSAVASTGGLIMPPVMGAAAFIMADILGIPYWDVCKAAAIPAILYYLALYLCVDFRAASLNMRGLPENEIPKFKDVIKKGGFIYITPLVLLVYVLGALQYPADKACFYCCCLLIVLSLTKKKLRKVLAKDWLTILVKTARSSMTVIMACSCAGLILLALQTSGLILKLANILVALAGGRLWLLLILVMLCSIIMGMGLPASACYIILAILGAPAIVSLGVPPVAAHLFVLFFGSMSAITPPVAMAAFAAAPIAKASSARIGYAAWWMGLPAFLIAFCMVFQPALVMIGSLWQIGLAVFFCVAGVFCMTVGLQGYFLSRVSVLRRVIWIVAGVMLIAPETISSVIGLVIGVVLYFVEKTLSKKAVAA from the coding sequence ATGTCATTAAAGAAATTGAGCGATAAGCTGATTCTCCTTGTAGGTGCGATTCTAACTCTATTTCAGATTTATACGGCTGCTACAATGCCCTTTCCGGGTATGCAGCAAAGAAGCATTCATCTTGGCTTAGGACTGGCTCTTGTTTTTCTTGTAAAATCGAAGGCAAAGAAACCTGAGCATCAAGATTTGGCTTTATTGCTTGGGATAATTCTTGCTGTTGTGTCTCTTGTAGCGTGCTTTAACGTAACGTGGCAGTGGCTTGATATGGCGGAGCCAATGCGTTTAACCTTCCCTGAGACGGAAGACTTTGTTTTTGGAACGACGCTTATTTTGTTAGTTCTCTTTGGAACCTGTAAGGTCACAGGGATTGCGATGCCATTAATAGCGATTTTTTTCCTTGCCTATGCCTATTTTGGAAAGCACGTTCCCATCGCAATGTTCCGTCATCCTGGTGTAAGGTTTTCTCAGTTAATTTCAATGGGATATATGGGAACGGAAGGAATTTTCAGCAGCATTTTAGGAGTTTCTACAAATCAGGTTTTTATTTTCCTTCTGTTTGGGCAACTGCTTGACTCTTTAGGCGGAGGAGCGTTCTTCCTCGACTTGGCGAATAGCGGATTTGGCAGAGTGAGAGGCGGTCCCGCGAAAGTTTCCATTTTCGGCAGCGCTTTATTTGGATCTATCAGCGGCAGCGCCGTGGCTAACGTCGTTGCAACCGGAACGATAACGATTCCCTTGATGCAGGAAGTCGGATATACTCCCGTTTTTGCAGGAGCCGTCTCTGCAGTGGCTTCAACCGGCGGCCTTATCATGCCTCCTGTCATGGGTGCGGCTGCATTCATTATGGCTGATATTCTGGGAATTCCTTATTGGGATGTCTGCAAAGCAGCCGCAATTCCCGCGATTCTCTATTATCTAGCGCTTTATCTCTGCGTGGATTTTCGCGCGGCATCGCTAAATATGCGTGGGCTGCCTGAGAATGAGATCCCCAAGTTTAAGGATGTTATAAAAAAAGGCGGCTTCATTTACATTACACCGCTTGTCCTTCTGGTTTATGTATTGGGAGCTCTTCAGTATCCGGCTGATAAGGCTTGTTTCTACTGCTGCTGTTTGCTGATCGTTCTGTCTCTTACAAAGAAAAAACTGCGGAAAGTTCTTGCTAAAGATTGGCTTACAATCCTTGTAAAAACAGCTCGCAGTTCTATGACGGTAATTATGGCGTGCTCTTGCGCCGGACTGATTCTGCTTGCTCTTCAGACCTCGGGCTTAATTCTTAAACTCGCGAATATTCTTGTTGCTCTTGCGGGTGGGAGACTGTGGCTTTTGCTGATCCTTGTTATGCTGTGTTCCATCATTATGGGGATGGGTCTTCCCGCGTCAGCTTGCTACATTATCCTGGCGATCCTCGGAGCGCCTGCTATTGTCTCTTTAGGTGTGCCTCCCGTTGCGGCGCATCTGTTCGTTCTGTTCTTTGGATCGATGTCGGCGATTACTCCGCCTGTGGCTATGGCCGCATTTGCTGCCGCCCCGATTGCAAAAGCTTCGTCGGCGCGCATTGGGTACGCCGCATGGTGGATGGGGCTGCCTGCGTTCTTAATCGCATTCTGCATGGTTTTCCAGCCCGCGCTCGTAATGATCGGCTCTTTGTGGCAGATTGGACTTGCCGTTTTTTTCTGCGTTGCCGGCGTATTTTGCATGACGGTCGGCCTTCAGGGATATTTCCTCTCTCGCGTATCAGTTTTGCGCCGCGTCATTTGGATTGTTGCCGGTGTAATGCTGATTGCGCCTGAAACTATCAGTTCGGTGATTGGCCTTGTAATCGGAGTTGTCCTGTATTTTGTTGAAAAGACTCTGAGTAAGAAAGCCGTTGCAGCGTGA
- a CDS encoding LysR family transcriptional regulator, with protein MELNLREINYVLSIKSEGSVTKAARALHIAQPSLTQSLKKIEKRLGVPLFDRSSGSMRLTYAGERFVAAGLKILQISRDLENEIQDILKNDAGRILLGITLYLGSYMFTRIKKIYSRLHPNVELQVLERTSAELECLVLSGELDTAILPFTGTAIQGLAYEPLFKGQVLLMMQKGHHLEKFFYKKDGAPLPHIDIKLLGKEPFIESAEGQRMNQVAEKIFETAGINPPIVFKSRSIETIKRMASAGIGLALLPDYYRNFIDNHTKASYCLLDKQYIPDWHVCVVHQDQKPLSPILKEFIKILKAEFLHFPENYSSIRTE; from the coding sequence ATGGAGCTTAACCTGCGCGAAATCAATTACGTTCTCTCGATCAAAAGCGAAGGCAGCGTCACCAAGGCGGCCCGCGCCCTGCACATTGCGCAGCCCTCGCTCACTCAATCGTTGAAAAAAATCGAAAAACGCCTCGGCGTGCCCTTATTTGACCGCTCTTCCGGCTCCATGCGCCTCACCTATGCAGGTGAACGCTTCGTCGCCGCCGGGCTCAAAATCCTTCAGATCTCGCGAGACCTTGAAAACGAAATCCAAGACATCTTAAAAAACGACGCAGGGCGCATCCTCTTAGGGATCACGCTGTACCTCGGATCGTACATGTTTACCCGCATCAAAAAGATTTACTCGCGGCTTCACCCCAATGTCGAACTTCAAGTTCTTGAAAGAACCTCGGCCGAACTTGAATGCCTCGTCTTATCGGGCGAACTCGACACGGCCATTCTCCCCTTTACGGGGACCGCCATTCAGGGACTCGCCTACGAACCTCTTTTTAAAGGGCAGGTGCTTCTCATGATGCAGAAAGGGCACCATCTTGAAAAATTCTTCTACAAAAAAGACGGCGCCCCCCTGCCGCACATCGACATCAAACTTTTAGGAAAAGAACCTTTCATTGAAAGCGCCGAAGGCCAGCGAATGAATCAGGTCGCGGAAAAAATCTTTGAAACCGCCGGGATCAACCCGCCGATAGTCTTCAAATCCCGAAGCATCGAAACTATCAAACGTATGGCCTCCGCCGGAATAGGCCTCGCCTTGCTGCCCGACTATTACCGAAACTTCATCGATAATCACACGAAGGCTTCTTATTGCCTGCTGGACAAACAATACATCCCAGACTGGCACGTCTGCGTCGTTCATCAGGATCAGAAGCCTCTTTCTCCAATCCTCAAGGAATTCATAAAAATCCTGAAAGCGGAATTTTTACACTTTCCGGAAAACTATTCTTCCATTAGGACTGAATAA
- a CDS encoding MmgE/PrpD family protein → MAENLTISEQMAEFALSLMYEQIPLNVIDYGKMLLMDTFGVAMSCQKLPHAEAVKNALLELKSPAVCTLWGGRDKASLADVALYNSSLIHGADYDDTHVAAIVHPSAAVTSTAVTVGEHVNASGRDMMTAIVAGWEIIVRLGLAAKGRFHDVGYHGTGIVAPFAAACVAAKLMGFSKETLVNALGICGSQSAALQEFLNDGSWTKKIHPGWGAHSAIYALLMARHGYVGPKRVFEGKFGMWKTHVGDIDGLQEEFRDIGKVWHTPEIAFKMYPVCHMTHSFIDCMLALQKEYGFTADDIQSAECRIENRCYKIVCDPREAKIHPQSDYMMRFSLPYVVAIAAIKGAVGPWEVNMKYAKDPAVLDLMSRIQCVPDESKRNPGRFPGWLKVVTKDGHEYVKDQRYELGTLQNPIKIENVIAKFNSNLIPFYTKNEIQVLVNKIKDFDKLSNAEELIQCFVSSQSE, encoded by the coding sequence ATGGCAGAAAATTTGACAATATCAGAACAAATGGCGGAATTTGCTTTAAGCCTTATGTATGAGCAGATTCCCCTGAATGTGATTGATTATGGAAAAATGCTCCTGATGGATACATTCGGAGTCGCGATGTCGTGCCAAAAGCTGCCTCATGCCGAGGCGGTGAAGAACGCTCTGCTTGAGCTGAAGTCCCCGGCTGTCTGCACTTTGTGGGGCGGAAGGGACAAGGCTTCGCTTGCCGACGTGGCTCTGTATAATTCTTCGCTGATTCACGGCGCGGATTACGACGATACGCATGTGGCCGCTATTGTGCACCCGAGCGCCGCCGTGACGAGCACGGCAGTGACCGTGGGCGAGCATGTGAACGCCTCCGGGCGCGATATGATGACGGCAATTGTAGCGGGCTGGGAGATAATTGTTCGCCTCGGTTTGGCTGCAAAAGGGAGATTCCACGATGTCGGCTATCACGGAACGGGGATCGTCGCGCCGTTTGCCGCAGCGTGCGTTGCAGCAAAGCTGATGGGGTTTTCCAAAGAAACTCTGGTCAACGCGCTGGGCATTTGCGGAAGCCAGTCGGCGGCCCTTCAGGAGTTTTTGAACGACGGTTCGTGGACGAAAAAGATCCATCCGGGCTGGGGGGCTCACAGCGCGATTTATGCGCTTCTGATGGCCAGGCACGGGTATGTTGGCCCGAAAAGGGTTTTTGAAGGCAAGTTCGGAATGTGGAAAACACACGTGGGCGACATCGACGGCCTTCAGGAAGAATTTAGGGACATCGGAAAAGTTTGGCATACGCCCGAGATCGCGTTTAAGATGTACCCTGTATGCCACATGACCCATTCATTTATCGATTGTATGCTTGCTCTTCAGAAGGAATACGGATTTACGGCCGATGATATTCAGTCAGCCGAGTGCCGCATTGAAAACCGCTGCTACAAGATCGTGTGCGATCCGCGCGAGGCGAAGATTCATCCGCAGAGCGATTATATGATGCGCTTCAGCCTGCCGTACGTCGTGGCGATCGCGGCGATCAAAGGCGCGGTCGGCCCGTGGGAGGTCAATATGAAGTACGCGAAAGACCCCGCAGTTCTCGATCTGATGTCGCGGATTCAATGCGTGCCCGATGAGAGCAAGCGCAATCCCGGCCGGTTCCCCGGCTGGCTCAAGGTCGTGACAAAAGACGGGCATGAATATGTCAAGGATCAGCGGTATGAATTGGGGACGCTGCAGAATCCTATAAAAATTGAGAACGTTATTGCTAAATTCAATAGCAATCTAATTCCATTTTACACCAAAAATGAGATTCAGGTATTAGTCAATAAAATCAAAGATTTCGATAAGCTTTCAAATGCGGAAGAACTTATTCAGTGTTTTGTGAGTTCGCAGTCGGAATAA
- a CDS encoding aconitase/3-isopropylmalate dehydratase large subunit family protein: MGQTLVEKILSENVGRSVKAGETVVVDVNFAALHDGSGPLLVRLMKERGYDKDPVFDPRKVLFANEFGPESTREVANEHALCREYANSHHCFWEEGATGHVHAHVYESYLKCGTVCIIGDSHTTVHGAFGCFATGCGSTDMVAVTRFGKTWIRVPATFRVNVTGKLPKAVYSKDIMLKLASIIKSDQAIYKSLEFRGDTIHSLSQEARLTITSMGVDLGAKNAIMETDDHTREFLRQMGREEDYREIVADDDANYERVIDIDVTKLEPLVSKPHYVENVDLVKNCEDEKVNLIYLGSCTNGRIEDMHIAADILRGKKVAKGVRLLVIPNSRYVYHECLRDGTLLTLAEAGAMIEAPNCGPCMGVHQGIPSDGEVVVATQNRNFKGRMGNPTARIYLSSPATAAATALTGHITDPRKVMD; encoded by the coding sequence ATGGGACAGACTCTTGTTGAAAAGATTTTAAGCGAAAATGTGGGCAGATCCGTTAAAGCGGGCGAAACCGTTGTTGTAGACGTAAACTTTGCCGCGCTTCATGACGGCTCGGGGCCTCTGCTTGTCCGTCTGATGAAGGAGAGAGGATACGATAAAGACCCGGTTTTTGATCCCAGAAAAGTTCTTTTTGCGAACGAGTTCGGCCCTGAGTCGACGCGCGAAGTTGCAAACGAGCACGCGCTGTGCCGCGAATACGCGAATTCTCATCATTGCTTCTGGGAAGAGGGAGCCACGGGGCACGTTCACGCTCACGTGTATGAATCGTACCTGAAATGCGGCACAGTATGCATTATCGGCGATTCGCATACGACGGTTCACGGCGCGTTCGGTTGCTTTGCGACGGGCTGCGGTTCAACGGACATGGTCGCGGTGACTCGTTTCGGCAAAACGTGGATCAGGGTTCCGGCAACGTTCCGCGTTAACGTGACGGGAAAACTTCCCAAGGCCGTTTATTCTAAAGACATTATGCTGAAGCTCGCAAGCATCATTAAATCTGATCAGGCGATTTATAAATCGCTGGAGTTCCGCGGCGATACGATCCACTCTCTTTCGCAGGAAGCGCGCCTTACGATCACGAGCATGGGCGTTGACCTTGGCGCGAAAAACGCGATCATGGAAACAGATGACCATACGCGCGAATTTTTGCGCCAGATGGGCCGTGAGGAAGATTACCGCGAAATCGTTGCCGATGATGACGCGAATTACGAGCGCGTGATCGATATTGACGTGACGAAGCTTGAACCGCTGGTTTCCAAGCCGCATTATGTTGAAAACGTCGATCTTGTGAAAAACTGCGAGGACGAGAAGGTCAATCTGATTTACCTCGGCAGCTGCACGAACGGGCGCATTGAAGATATGCACATCGCCGCCGATATCCTTCGCGGCAAAAAGGTCGCCAAAGGCGTGCGCCTTCTTGTGATCCCCAACTCGCGCTATGTTTATCATGAGTGCCTGCGCGACGGCACGCTTTTGACTCTTGCCGAGGCGGGCGCGATGATCGAGGCGCCGAATTGTGGCCCGTGTATGGGCGTTCATCAGGGAATTCCGAGTGACGGCGAAGTGGTTGTGGCGACTCAGAACAGAAACTTTAAGGGCAGAATGGGCAATCCCACGGCGAGGATTTATCTTTCCAGCCCTGCGACCGCAGCGGCGACCGCCCTTACCGGACATATCACCGATCCCCGCAAAGTTATGGACTAG
- a CDS encoding 3-isopropylmalate dehydratase, translating to MIRDHIQGKAWKFGSNVSTDSIAPGRLISLRANPPEYAKHLLEDTRPEFIKNVKKDDFIVADKNFGCGSSREIAPLIIKEAGVGAVLAKSFGRIFYRNAINNGMILIECDTDKISDGEELFVDIANRVILKPNDPGFKMPFTLSDKEIKIVSEDGLLNYIEKYNSLDI from the coding sequence ATGATTCGTGATCACATTCAAGGCAAGGCGTGGAAGTTTGGCAGCAATGTCAGCACGGATTCAATCGCTCCCGGGCGTTTGATTTCATTAAGAGCGAATCCGCCCGAGTATGCAAAGCACCTGCTTGAAGATACGCGCCCTGAGTTTATTAAAAACGTGAAAAAAGACGATTTTATCGTGGCCGATAAAAACTTTGGTTGCGGTTCCAGCCGCGAGATCGCACCGCTGATTATTAAGGAAGCCGGGGTCGGCGCCGTGCTGGCAAAGTCGTTCGGCCGCATTTTTTATCGCAACGCGATCAATAACGGCATGATCCTGATCGAGTGCGATACGGATAAAATCTCCGACGGCGAGGAGCTTTTTGTCGACATCGCCAACCGCGTGATCCTGAAGCCAAACGATCCGGGCTTTAAAATGCCGTTTACACTTTCAGACAAGGAGATCAAGATTGTTAGTGAGGACGGCCTGCTGAATTATATCGAAAAATATAATTCACTTGATATCTGA